One genomic window of Punica granatum isolate Tunisia-2019 chromosome 1, ASM765513v2, whole genome shotgun sequence includes the following:
- the LOC116189729 gene encoding uncharacterized protein LOC116189729 isoform X1 produces the protein MASVHAIAAQSLLPLPRPRVRPVHNATFHSCRLPQAHHFTRTRRRVGDLASVAATNPVADELDVIRVQSGDATDQQEGVAVSLEREGEGAELVSQVGGFATSEGQFSIDGFSSAASASTSSLVEGSASTSSLERAIDRTLNATIVLAAGSFAITKLLTIDHDYWHGWTIYEILRYAPRHNWEAYEEALKTNPVFAKMTISGVVYSLGDWIAQCYEGKPLFEFDRARMFRSGLVGFTLHGSLSHFYYQFCEELFPFKDWWVVPAKVVFDQTAWSAVWNSIYYTVLGFLRFESPVSIFKELAATFWPMLTAGWKLWPFAHLITYGVIPVEQRLLWVDCVELIWVTILSTYSNEKSETRISEATADASSNALPVNPLEEQDNLQ, from the exons ATGGCCTCCGTCCATGCCATTGCCGCCCAAAGCCTCCTTCCTCTCCCCAGGCCCCGCGTCAGGCCTGTACACAATGCCACTTTCCACAGCTGCAGGCTCCCCCAAGCCCATCATTTCACCAGAACCAGGCGGCGGGTTGGCGATTTGGCCTCGGTGGCCGCCACCAACCCCGTCGCGGACGAGCTCGACGTGATTCGTGTACAGAGCGGGGACGCCACGGACCAGCAGGAAGGCGTGGCGGTGAGCCTTGAGAGGGAAGGGGAGGGCGCCGAGCTTGTGAGTCAGGTGGGGGGTTTCGCGACGAGTGAAGGCCAGTTCTCCATCGATGGGTTCTCTTCTGCGGCCAGTGCTTCCACTTCTTCTTTGGTCGAGGGCAGTGCTTCCACTTCTTCTTTGGAGAGGGCGATTGACAGGACCTTGAATGCGACGATCGTGCTGGCGGCGGGTAGTTTCGCGATAACCAAATTGCTCACCATTGACCATGATTACTGGCAT GGATGGACTATATATGAGATACTAAGATATGCCCCTCGGCACAACTGGGAAGCCTATGAGGAAGCTCTCAAGACAAATCCCGTTTTTGCCAAAATGACTATCAGTGGTGTGGTCTACTCCCTAGGGGACTGGATCGCGCAG TGCTATGAAGGAAAGCCACTGTTTGAGTTTGACCGAGCTCGGATGTTCAGATCGGGCCTAGTTGGCTTTACACTCCACGGCTCCCTTTCTCACTTTTATTACCAGTTCTGTGAG GAGCTTTTCCCTTTCAAAGATTGGTGGGTTGTCCCTGCCAAAGTTGTATTTGACCAAACTGCATGGTCAGCAGTTTGGAACAGCATATACTATACAGTGTTGGGATTTCTACGTTTTGAGTCCCCAGTTAGTATATTTAAGGAACTGGCTGCAACATTCTGGCCTATGCTCACA GCAGGGTGGAAActttggccatttgctcatCTTATTACCTATGGGGTGATCCCAGTGGAACAAAGGCTTCTTTGGGTGGACTGTGTTGAGCTTATATGGGTGACAATACTCTCGAC
- the LOC116189729 gene encoding uncharacterized protein LOC116189729 isoform X2: MASVHAIAAQSLLPLPRPRVRPVHNATFHSCRLPQAHHFTRTRRRVGDLASVAATNPVADELDVIRVQSGDATDQQEGVAVSLEREGEGAELVSQVGGFATSEGQFSIDGFSSAASASTSSLVEGSASTSSLERAIDRTLNATIVLAAGSFAITKLLTIDHDYWHGWTIYEILRYAPRHNWEAYEEALKTNPVFAKMTISGVVYSLGDWIAQCYEGKPLFEFDRARMFRSGLVGFTLHGSLSHFYYQFCEELFPFKDWWVVPAKVVFDQTAWSAVWNSIYYTVLGFLRFESPVSIFKELAATFWPMLTAGWKLWPFAHLITYGVIPVEQRLLWVDCVELIWVTILSTYSNEKSETRISEATADASSNALPVNPLEDNLQ; this comes from the exons ATGGCCTCCGTCCATGCCATTGCCGCCCAAAGCCTCCTTCCTCTCCCCAGGCCCCGCGTCAGGCCTGTACACAATGCCACTTTCCACAGCTGCAGGCTCCCCCAAGCCCATCATTTCACCAGAACCAGGCGGCGGGTTGGCGATTTGGCCTCGGTGGCCGCCACCAACCCCGTCGCGGACGAGCTCGACGTGATTCGTGTACAGAGCGGGGACGCCACGGACCAGCAGGAAGGCGTGGCGGTGAGCCTTGAGAGGGAAGGGGAGGGCGCCGAGCTTGTGAGTCAGGTGGGGGGTTTCGCGACGAGTGAAGGCCAGTTCTCCATCGATGGGTTCTCTTCTGCGGCCAGTGCTTCCACTTCTTCTTTGGTCGAGGGCAGTGCTTCCACTTCTTCTTTGGAGAGGGCGATTGACAGGACCTTGAATGCGACGATCGTGCTGGCGGCGGGTAGTTTCGCGATAACCAAATTGCTCACCATTGACCATGATTACTGGCAT GGATGGACTATATATGAGATACTAAGATATGCCCCTCGGCACAACTGGGAAGCCTATGAGGAAGCTCTCAAGACAAATCCCGTTTTTGCCAAAATGACTATCAGTGGTGTGGTCTACTCCCTAGGGGACTGGATCGCGCAG TGCTATGAAGGAAAGCCACTGTTTGAGTTTGACCGAGCTCGGATGTTCAGATCGGGCCTAGTTGGCTTTACACTCCACGGCTCCCTTTCTCACTTTTATTACCAGTTCTGTGAG GAGCTTTTCCCTTTCAAAGATTGGTGGGTTGTCCCTGCCAAAGTTGTATTTGACCAAACTGCATGGTCAGCAGTTTGGAACAGCATATACTATACAGTGTTGGGATTTCTACGTTTTGAGTCCCCAGTTAGTATATTTAAGGAACTGGCTGCAACATTCTGGCCTATGCTCACA GCAGGGTGGAAActttggccatttgctcatCTTATTACCTATGGGGTGATCCCAGTGGAACAAAGGCTTCTTTGGGTGGACTGTGTTGAGCTTATATGGGTGACAATACTCTCGAC
- the LOC116189755 gene encoding trafficking protein particle complex II-specific subunit 130 homolog isoform X1, with protein MANFLAQFQTIKGSSDHLVVAVEDVSDLWPTVKKGFEERIPFKRACLNNKTRNSVFVENLPAEFILTTDARLRSRFPQEQSLFWFREPYATVILVTCEDLDEFKTILKPRLKLIVQNDEREWFIVFVSKAHPSNDQATKMAKKVYAKLEVEFSSKKRERCCKFDMHGPEANFWEDLDIKIVESIRNTLVRRVQFYEDELRKLSEQRFMPVWNFCNFFILKESLAFIFEMAQLHEDALREYDELELCYSETVNVAGKQRDFGGVERGDDQAALLNPGNKPLTQIVQDDSFREFEFRQYLFGCQAKLLFKLNRPYEVASRGYSFIISFSKALALYESILPFCMREVWVVTACLALINATSSHYKDGLVAPDVEKEFYRLEGDLYSLCRLKFMRLAYLVGYGTHLERSPVNSASLSMLPWPKPAVWPSIPPDASSEVLAKEKMILQASPRAKHFGIQRKQLPLEPSVLLREANRRRASLSAGNMHEIFDGGMSPSNKSHAAAMSRTNSSPGNFESSIDRPMRLAEIYVAAEHALRNTISNPDLLKSLSSLEEFEQKYMELTKGAADNYHHSWWKRHGVVLDGEIAAVSFRHGNFDLAAKSYEKVCALYAGEGWHDLLAEVLPNLAECQKILNDEAGYLSSCVRLLSLGKGLFLTKERQAFQSEVVRLAHSEMKQPVPLDVSSLITFSGNAGPPVKLCDGDPGTLSVTVWSGFPDDITLDSLNLTLMATFNTDDGVKALKSSTAIVLKPGKNTITLPLPPQKPGSYVLGVLTGQIGKLKFRSHSFSKGGPADSDDFMSYEKPVKPILKVFNPRPLVDLAAAISSALLINEPQWIGIIVKPIDYSLKGAVLHIDTGPGLKIESHGIEMEGRTKPIENTVAENGSLTEKKKFELLKLENGRVVFPDWASETDSVLWIPIRAISDQLPKGSSSGDSQKRSIVDGMRTIALKLEFGVSHNQIFDRTIAVHFTDPFHVTTRVADKCNDGTLLLQVTLHSQVNAMLTIYDAWLDRQGGVVHMGKGDGRPTSGFFPLIISPTTRAGILFSVCMENMVSGDEVKASEADTILNIKYGISGDRTTGAHPPVLVESAESDGTKQDLIFRSALIFQRPVLDPCLAVGFLPLPSSSLRVGQLVTMKWRIERLKNFEQDEILYEVNANTLNWMIAGLKRGHVSLSPEQGSRIVISILCVPLVAGYVHPPQLGLPNIKEASISCNPAGPHLVCVLPPALSSSFCIPA; from the exons ATGGCGAACTTCTTAGCTCAGTTCCAGACCATCAAGGGCTCCTCTGATCATCTCGTCGTCGCCG TTGAAGATGTGAGTGACTTGTGGCCAACTGTCAAGAAAGGATTCGAAGAGCGGATACCATTCAAAAGAgcttgcttaaataataagacACGTAATTCGGTGTTTGTTGAGAACTTGCCTGCCGAATTCATCTTGACAACAGATGCGAGACTCCGGAGCCGGTTTCCACAAGAACAGTCACTATTTTGGTTTCGAGAACCATATGCAACAGTCATCCTGGTTACATGCGAG GATCTTGACGAGTTCAAAACCATCCTAAAGCCGCGCTTGAAACTAATAGTCCAGAATGACGAGCGTGAATGGTTCATCGTGTTTGTTTCTAAAGCTCATCCAAGCAATGACCAGGCCACCAAAATGGCAAAAAAAGTATATGCCAAACTTGAAGTTGAATTTAGCTCAAAGAAGAGGGAAAG GTGCTGCAAATTCGACATGCATGGTCCTGAAGCAAATTTCTGGGAAGATCTGGATATCAAGATTGTTGAATCCATCAGAAATACACTGGTTAGGCGAGTCCAGTTTTACGAGGATGAGTTACGAAAGCTCAGTGAGCAGCGCTTCATGCCAGTTTGGAACTTCTGCAACTTTTTCATATTGAAG GAAAGCTTGGCATTTATATTTGAAATGGCTCAACTTCACGAAGATGCATTGCGCGAGTACGATGAACTAGAACTCTGCTACTCGGAGACAG TAAATGTTGCTGGGAAACAGAGGGACTTTGGAGGAGTAGAGCGGGGTGATGATCAGGCAGCACTGCTTAACCCTGGAAACAAGCCACTAACCCAAATTGTTCAAGATGACTCCTTTAGGGAATTTGAGTTCAGACAATACCTCTTTGGCTGTCAAGCGAAG CTTCTATTTAAACTCAACCGCCCTTATGAAGTTGCATCCAGGGGTTACTCATTCATAATAAGCTTCTCAAAGGCCTTGGCGTTATATGAG AGTATACTTCCTTTTTGTATGCGTGAAGTTTGGGTAGTAACTGCTTGCCTGGCTTTGATCAATGCAACTTCATCCCACTATAAAGATGGCCTTGTGGCGCCAGATGTGGAAAAGGAGTTCTATCGTCTTGAAGGTGATCTCTATTCGCTTTGCAGGCTCAAG TTCATGAGACTGGCGTACCTGGTTGGTTATGGAACACATTTGGAAAGAAGTCCTGTCAACAG TGCTTCACTGAGTATGCTACCTTGGCCAAAGCCCGCAGTCTGGCCATCAATTCCACCTGATGCTTCATCTGAGGTGCTTGCAAAAGAAAAG ATGATCCTGCAAGCTAGTCCCAGAGCCAAGCACTTTGGTATCCAAAGGAAACAGTTGCCTCTTGAACCTTCAGTATTGTTGCGAGAGGCTAACCGACGCAGAGCTTCGCTTTCTGCTGGAAATATGCATGAAATATTTGATGG AGGGATGTCACCATCAAATAAATCGCATGCAGCTGCTATGTCGCGTACCAACTCATCTCCTGGAAATTTTGAAAGCTCAATTGATCGGCCTATGAGACTTGCGGAAATTTATGTTGCTGCAGAACATGCCTTGCGGAATACAATTTCAAATCCCGatcttttgaaatctttgtcATCTTTGGAAGAATTTGAG CAAAAATATATGGAACTGACGAAAGGTGCTGCTGATAATTACCATCATTCATGGTGGAAACGACATGGAGTTGTCCTTGACGGTGAGATTGCAGCCGTCAGCTTTAGGCATGGAAATTTTGATCTAGCTGCAAAGTCATATGAGAAGGTCTGTGCTCTTTACGCGGGCGAAGGATGGCATGATTTACTGGCTGAAGTCCTGCCTAATCTAGCTGAATGTCAGAAGATATTGAACGATGAAGCTGGGTACTTATCTTCTTGTGTGAGATTGCTTTCTCTGGGTAAAGGCTTGTTCTTGACCAAGGAGCGTCAAGCTTTTCAGTCTGAAGTTGTCCGTCTTGCACATAGTGAGATGAAGCAGCCCGTACCCTTGGATGTGTCATCGTTAATTACATTTTCAGGCAACGCCGGGCCTCCTGTGAAATTATGTGATGGGGATCCTGGCACTCTATCTGTAACTGTATGGAGCGGTTTTCCTGATGATATAACTCTTGATTCGCTTAACCTCACTTTGATGGCTACCTTTAACACTGATGACGGAGTTAAG GCATTAAAGAGCTCTACTGCAATTGTTTTGAAGCCTGGAAAAAATACTATTACCCTTCCTTTGCCCCCACAGAAACCGGGGTCGTATGTCTTGGGCGTTCTTACTGGGCAGATTGGGAAATTGAAATTTAGATCACACAGTTTCTCCAAAGGTGGCCCAGCTGACAGTGATGACTTTATGAGCTATGAAAAACCAGTTAAACCTATTTTAAAG GTTTTCAATCCAAGGCCTCTGGTTGATCTCGCTGCAGCTATATCATCCGCTCTATTGATAAATGAGCCTCAGTGGATTGGGATAATAGTAAAGCCAATTGATTATTCCCTGAAAGGCGCAGTTTTGCACATTGATACTGGTCCGGGCCTGAAGATTGAGTCACATGGCATTGAGATGGAAGGCCGCACCAAGCCAATAGAGAATACTGTCGCCGAAAATGGTTCTTTGACTGAGAAAAAGAAGTTTGAGCTGTTAAAACTTGAGAATGGTCGGGTAGTATTTCCAGATTGGGCAAGTGAGACAGATTCTGTTCTGTGGATTCCAATTCGAGCCATTAGTGACCAGCTTCCAAAAGGATCATCTTCAG GGGACTCCCAGAAGCGGAGCATTGTTGATGGGATGAGGACTATTGCACTCAAACTTGAATTTGGAGTATCCCACAACCAGATATTTGACAG GACCATAGCCGTCCATTTTACTGACCCTTTCCATGTCACAACTCGTGTTGCCGATAAATGCAATGATGGTACTTTGCTTCTGCAG GTTACACTCCATTCTCAAGTAAATGCAATGTTGACCATTTATGATGCTTGGCTTGACCGTCAAGGTGGAGTTGTTCATATGGGAAAAGGTGATGGCAGGCCAACTTCAGGCTTCTTTCCTCTCATCATTTCTCCCACCACACGAGCTGGAATACTTTTTAGTGTATGCATGGAGAACATGGTCTCTGGAG ATGAAGTTAAGGCATCTGAGGCTGACACGATACTAAACATTAAATACGGAATCTCTGGTGATCGGACGACCGGGGCCCACCCTCCCGTCTTGGTAGAATCTGCTGAGTCTGATGGCACGAAGCAGGATTTGATCTTCAGGAGCGCCCTCATCTTTCAGAGGCCAGTCCTTGACCCGTGCCTGGCAGTTggttttcttcctcttccttccaGCAGCTTGAGAGTTGGGCAACTAGTTACCATGAAATGGAGGATCGAGAGGTTGAAGAATTTCGAG CAGGACGAAATATTGTATGAAGTCAATGCGAATACCCTGAATTGGATGATTGCCGGTCTTAAAAGAGGGCacgtctctctctcccctgaGCAAG GTTCGAGAATTGTTATCTCGATATTGTGCGTCCCCCTTGTGGCGGGTTATGTTCATCCTCCACAGTTGGGGCTTCCAAACATCAAAGAAGCAAGCATAAGTTGCAACCCGGCAGGGCCCCACCTTGTTTGCGTCTTGCCACCGGCTCTGAGCTCCTCTTTCTGTATTCCCGCATGA
- the LOC116189755 gene encoding trafficking protein particle complex II-specific subunit 130 homolog isoform X2: MANFLAQFQTIKGSSDHLVVAVEDVSDLWPTVKKGFEERIPFKRACLNNKTRNSVFVENLPAEFILTTDARLRSRFPQEQSLFWFREPYATVILVTCEDLDEFKTILKPRLKLIVQNDEREWFIVFVSKAHPSNDQATKMAKKVYAKLEVEFSSKKRERCCKFDMHGPEANFWEDLDIKIVESIRNTLVRRVQFYEDELRKLSEQRFMPVWNFCNFFILKESLAFIFEMAQLHEDALREYDELELCYSETVNVAGKQRDFGGVERGDDQAALLNPGNKPLTQIVQDDSFREFEFRQYLFGCQAKLLFKLNRPYEVASRGYSFIISFSKALALYESILPFCMREVWVVTACLALINATSSHYKDGLVAPDVEKEFYRLEGDLYSLCRLKFMRLAYLVGYGTHLERSPVNSASLSMLPWPKPAVWPSIPPDASSEVLAKEKMILQASPRAKHFGIQRKQLPLEPSVLLREANRRRASLSAGNMHEIFDGGMSPSNKSHAAAMSRTNSSPGNFESSIDRPMRLAEIYVAAEHALRNTISNPDLLKSLSSLEEFEQKYMELTKGAADNYHHSWWKRHGVVLDGEIAAVSFRHGNFDLAAKSYEKVCALYAGEGWHDLLAEVLPNLAECQKILNDEAGYLSSCVRLLSLGKGLFLTKERQAFQSEVVRLAHSEMKQPVPLDVSSLITFSGNAGPPVKLCDGDPGTLSVTVWSGFPDDITLDSLNLTLMATFNTDDGVKALKSSTAIVLKPGKNTITLPLPPQKPGSYVLGVLTGQIGKLKFRSHSFSKGGPADSDDFMSYEKPVKPILKVFNPRPLVDLAAAISSALLINEPQWIGIIVKPIDYSLKGAVLHIDTGPGLKIESHGIEMEGRTKPIENTVAENGSLTEKKKFELLKLENGRVVFPDWASETDSVLWIPIRAISDQLPKGSSSGDSQKRSIVDGMRTIALKLEFGVSHNQIFDRTIAVHFTDPFHVTTRVADKCNDGTLLLQVTLHSQVNAMLTIYDAWLDRQGGVVHMGKGDGRPTSGFFPLIISPTTRAGILFSVCMENMVSGDEVKASEADTILNIKYGISGDRTTGAHPPVLVESAESDGTKQDLIFRSALIFQRPVLDPCLAVGFLPLPSSSLRVGQLVTMKWRIERLKNFEDEILYEVNANTLNWMIAGLKRGHVSLSPEQGSRIVISILCVPLVAGYVHPPQLGLPNIKEASISCNPAGPHLVCVLPPALSSSFCIPA; encoded by the exons ATGGCGAACTTCTTAGCTCAGTTCCAGACCATCAAGGGCTCCTCTGATCATCTCGTCGTCGCCG TTGAAGATGTGAGTGACTTGTGGCCAACTGTCAAGAAAGGATTCGAAGAGCGGATACCATTCAAAAGAgcttgcttaaataataagacACGTAATTCGGTGTTTGTTGAGAACTTGCCTGCCGAATTCATCTTGACAACAGATGCGAGACTCCGGAGCCGGTTTCCACAAGAACAGTCACTATTTTGGTTTCGAGAACCATATGCAACAGTCATCCTGGTTACATGCGAG GATCTTGACGAGTTCAAAACCATCCTAAAGCCGCGCTTGAAACTAATAGTCCAGAATGACGAGCGTGAATGGTTCATCGTGTTTGTTTCTAAAGCTCATCCAAGCAATGACCAGGCCACCAAAATGGCAAAAAAAGTATATGCCAAACTTGAAGTTGAATTTAGCTCAAAGAAGAGGGAAAG GTGCTGCAAATTCGACATGCATGGTCCTGAAGCAAATTTCTGGGAAGATCTGGATATCAAGATTGTTGAATCCATCAGAAATACACTGGTTAGGCGAGTCCAGTTTTACGAGGATGAGTTACGAAAGCTCAGTGAGCAGCGCTTCATGCCAGTTTGGAACTTCTGCAACTTTTTCATATTGAAG GAAAGCTTGGCATTTATATTTGAAATGGCTCAACTTCACGAAGATGCATTGCGCGAGTACGATGAACTAGAACTCTGCTACTCGGAGACAG TAAATGTTGCTGGGAAACAGAGGGACTTTGGAGGAGTAGAGCGGGGTGATGATCAGGCAGCACTGCTTAACCCTGGAAACAAGCCACTAACCCAAATTGTTCAAGATGACTCCTTTAGGGAATTTGAGTTCAGACAATACCTCTTTGGCTGTCAAGCGAAG CTTCTATTTAAACTCAACCGCCCTTATGAAGTTGCATCCAGGGGTTACTCATTCATAATAAGCTTCTCAAAGGCCTTGGCGTTATATGAG AGTATACTTCCTTTTTGTATGCGTGAAGTTTGGGTAGTAACTGCTTGCCTGGCTTTGATCAATGCAACTTCATCCCACTATAAAGATGGCCTTGTGGCGCCAGATGTGGAAAAGGAGTTCTATCGTCTTGAAGGTGATCTCTATTCGCTTTGCAGGCTCAAG TTCATGAGACTGGCGTACCTGGTTGGTTATGGAACACATTTGGAAAGAAGTCCTGTCAACAG TGCTTCACTGAGTATGCTACCTTGGCCAAAGCCCGCAGTCTGGCCATCAATTCCACCTGATGCTTCATCTGAGGTGCTTGCAAAAGAAAAG ATGATCCTGCAAGCTAGTCCCAGAGCCAAGCACTTTGGTATCCAAAGGAAACAGTTGCCTCTTGAACCTTCAGTATTGTTGCGAGAGGCTAACCGACGCAGAGCTTCGCTTTCTGCTGGAAATATGCATGAAATATTTGATGG AGGGATGTCACCATCAAATAAATCGCATGCAGCTGCTATGTCGCGTACCAACTCATCTCCTGGAAATTTTGAAAGCTCAATTGATCGGCCTATGAGACTTGCGGAAATTTATGTTGCTGCAGAACATGCCTTGCGGAATACAATTTCAAATCCCGatcttttgaaatctttgtcATCTTTGGAAGAATTTGAG CAAAAATATATGGAACTGACGAAAGGTGCTGCTGATAATTACCATCATTCATGGTGGAAACGACATGGAGTTGTCCTTGACGGTGAGATTGCAGCCGTCAGCTTTAGGCATGGAAATTTTGATCTAGCTGCAAAGTCATATGAGAAGGTCTGTGCTCTTTACGCGGGCGAAGGATGGCATGATTTACTGGCTGAAGTCCTGCCTAATCTAGCTGAATGTCAGAAGATATTGAACGATGAAGCTGGGTACTTATCTTCTTGTGTGAGATTGCTTTCTCTGGGTAAAGGCTTGTTCTTGACCAAGGAGCGTCAAGCTTTTCAGTCTGAAGTTGTCCGTCTTGCACATAGTGAGATGAAGCAGCCCGTACCCTTGGATGTGTCATCGTTAATTACATTTTCAGGCAACGCCGGGCCTCCTGTGAAATTATGTGATGGGGATCCTGGCACTCTATCTGTAACTGTATGGAGCGGTTTTCCTGATGATATAACTCTTGATTCGCTTAACCTCACTTTGATGGCTACCTTTAACACTGATGACGGAGTTAAG GCATTAAAGAGCTCTACTGCAATTGTTTTGAAGCCTGGAAAAAATACTATTACCCTTCCTTTGCCCCCACAGAAACCGGGGTCGTATGTCTTGGGCGTTCTTACTGGGCAGATTGGGAAATTGAAATTTAGATCACACAGTTTCTCCAAAGGTGGCCCAGCTGACAGTGATGACTTTATGAGCTATGAAAAACCAGTTAAACCTATTTTAAAG GTTTTCAATCCAAGGCCTCTGGTTGATCTCGCTGCAGCTATATCATCCGCTCTATTGATAAATGAGCCTCAGTGGATTGGGATAATAGTAAAGCCAATTGATTATTCCCTGAAAGGCGCAGTTTTGCACATTGATACTGGTCCGGGCCTGAAGATTGAGTCACATGGCATTGAGATGGAAGGCCGCACCAAGCCAATAGAGAATACTGTCGCCGAAAATGGTTCTTTGACTGAGAAAAAGAAGTTTGAGCTGTTAAAACTTGAGAATGGTCGGGTAGTATTTCCAGATTGGGCAAGTGAGACAGATTCTGTTCTGTGGATTCCAATTCGAGCCATTAGTGACCAGCTTCCAAAAGGATCATCTTCAG GGGACTCCCAGAAGCGGAGCATTGTTGATGGGATGAGGACTATTGCACTCAAACTTGAATTTGGAGTATCCCACAACCAGATATTTGACAG GACCATAGCCGTCCATTTTACTGACCCTTTCCATGTCACAACTCGTGTTGCCGATAAATGCAATGATGGTACTTTGCTTCTGCAG GTTACACTCCATTCTCAAGTAAATGCAATGTTGACCATTTATGATGCTTGGCTTGACCGTCAAGGTGGAGTTGTTCATATGGGAAAAGGTGATGGCAGGCCAACTTCAGGCTTCTTTCCTCTCATCATTTCTCCCACCACACGAGCTGGAATACTTTTTAGTGTATGCATGGAGAACATGGTCTCTGGAG ATGAAGTTAAGGCATCTGAGGCTGACACGATACTAAACATTAAATACGGAATCTCTGGTGATCGGACGACCGGGGCCCACCCTCCCGTCTTGGTAGAATCTGCTGAGTCTGATGGCACGAAGCAGGATTTGATCTTCAGGAGCGCCCTCATCTTTCAGAGGCCAGTCCTTGACCCGTGCCTGGCAGTTggttttcttcctcttccttccaGCAGCTTGAGAGTTGGGCAACTAGTTACCATGAAATGGAGGATCGAGAGGTTGAAGAATTTCGAG GACGAAATATTGTATGAAGTCAATGCGAATACCCTGAATTGGATGATTGCCGGTCTTAAAAGAGGGCacgtctctctctcccctgaGCAAG GTTCGAGAATTGTTATCTCGATATTGTGCGTCCCCCTTGTGGCGGGTTATGTTCATCCTCCACAGTTGGGGCTTCCAAACATCAAAGAAGCAAGCATAAGTTGCAACCCGGCAGGGCCCCACCTTGTTTGCGTCTTGCCACCGGCTCTGAGCTCCTCTTTCTGTATTCCCGCATGA
- the LOC116189762 gene encoding uncharacterized protein LOC116189762 has product MGKTATANRDWTQIYAIYGMDQWQTLVFLSLHAALFSLMSVLFLVYFDPICTRFEAFLSSPAGARFAAGFTGSVTAISAVCLFYAAGNFFYSAVPLHHEMAHRMVGAVGDWSMVRSALDLGCGRGILLNAVATQLKKTGSSGRVVGLAQGKTTALSTLRTAKMEGVQEYVTCREGDVRSLPFPDNYFDVVTSAVFVHTVGKEHGARTVEAAAERMRVLGELVRVLRPGGVGVVWDLLHAPEYVRRLQELRMEDIRVSERVTAFMVSSHIVTFRKPDQHVLGIGEVRLDWRC; this is encoded by the exons ATGGGGAAGACGGCGACGGCTAACAGGGATTGGACGCAGATCTACGCCATCTACGGCATGGACCAGTGGCAGACGCTAgtcttcctctccctccacGCCGCCCTCTTCTCCCTCATGTCCGTCCTCTTCCTTGTCTACTTCGATCCGATCTGCACCCGCTTCGAGGCCTTCCTCTCCTCCCCAGCTGGGGCGAGGTTTGCCGCCGGCTTCACCGGCTCCGTCACGGCGATCTCCGCCGTCTGCTTGTTCTACGCCGCCGGGAACTTCTTCTACTCCGCGGTGCCCCTGCACCACGAGATGGCCCACCGGATGGTCGGCGCCGTCGGCGACTGGTCGATGGTGAGGAGCGCGCTCGACCTTGGGTGCGGCCGAGGCATACTGCTCAATGCTGTGGCCACTCAGCTGAAGAAGACTGGCAGCTCGGGTCGGGTCGTCGGGTTGGCCCAGGGGAAGACCACTGCCCTCTCCACCTTGAGGACAGCTAAAATGGAAG GTGTACAAGAATATGTTACGTGCCGGGAAGGCGATGTGAGGAGTCTGCCCTTTCCGGACAATTACTTCGATGTGGTGACATCGGCCGTGTTTGTGCACACGGTGGGGAAGGAGCATGGGGCTCGTACGGTGGAGGCCGCGGCCGAGAGGATGAGGGTGCTGGGGGAGCTGGTTAGGGTTCTGAGGCCAGGTGGGGTCGGTGTGGTGTGGGACCTCCTCCACGCGCCGGAGTACGTCCGGAGGCTCCAGGAGCTGAGAATGGAGGATATCCGGGTCTCCGAGCGCGTGACCGCCTTCATGGTCAGCAGCCACATCGTCACGTTCAGGAAGCCCGATCAGCATGTGCTCGGCATTGGGGAAGTCCGACTGGACTGGAGATGCTGA